The following are from one region of the Denitrobacterium detoxificans genome:
- a CDS encoding PaaI family thioesterase → MEHDAYLETVRSYFADDLFAMKTSGIRIVDAEPGSSVVAVTVDERHHNAKGGVMGGLYLTMADFASAIADWDENEINMTVSSSMQFTDMPRGNELIATCSAKRRGRTMGFYDIDICDSEGRLVAHGSYSLMHRPLPAN, encoded by the coding sequence ATGGAACACGATGCGTATCTGGAAACCGTCCGCTCCTACTTCGCAGACGACCTGTTCGCGATGAAAACGTCGGGGATACGCATCGTAGATGCAGAGCCGGGAAGCTCGGTTGTAGCGGTAACGGTAGACGAGCGACATCACAACGCCAAGGGCGGCGTCATGGGCGGTCTTTACCTCACGATGGCCGATTTCGCGAGTGCCATTGCCGATTGGGACGAGAACGAGATCAACATGACCGTGTCCAGTTCGATGCAATTCACTGATATGCCAAGGGGAAACGAGCTCATTGCCACATGCTCGGCGAAACGCCGCGGTCGCACGATGGGCTTCTACGATATCGATATTTGCGACAGCGAAGGACGCCTGGTGGCACACGGATCGTACTCGCTCATGCATCGGCCGCTGCCTGCCAATTAA
- a CDS encoding 4Fe-4S binding protein encodes MHKLVVVNEYCTRQAGSDCARCGHACPHGAISLPEGNAAPVVDHDVCNGCGICFGVCDAFASTHLTMNDLHARIRRIATSGRRAYLTCKENIFPDLHIDTNVVVLPCLSMVPPELWTLLMAEKIRLTIACDLKYCEDCDRAGEIGGELFPRAIEIAEQRTGENVLFSYRIPESQKLIEKYTDEEDPTDRRAAFTGLLSDVGEIASGKRRLRNSEVLQDYYAKRERARAVARLNLSENSPFADFTPEGRQKHTLFPRQKMLLEAVERRHDIAAEIPVGISKTDFEYCTGAGACVAACPTGARSLDQETGKPEVDPMYCVGCGACMNACEQGAVFIDEATAEIYLDELEKASEESAEAKAKKEKHKHGLRLGHKE; translated from the coding sequence GTGCATAAGCTCGTTGTCGTAAACGAATACTGCACGCGCCAGGCAGGCTCAGATTGCGCACGCTGCGGGCATGCATGCCCGCATGGAGCAATCAGCCTGCCCGAAGGCAACGCCGCGCCCGTCGTAGACCACGACGTCTGCAATGGATGCGGCATTTGCTTTGGCGTATGCGACGCGTTCGCCAGCACGCATCTCACCATGAACGACTTGCACGCACGCATTCGCCGCATCGCCACGAGCGGACGCAGGGCATACCTTACGTGCAAGGAGAATATCTTTCCCGACCTGCACATCGACACGAACGTCGTGGTGCTTCCCTGCCTTTCCATGGTTCCACCCGAGCTATGGACGCTACTCATGGCCGAAAAGATTAGGCTCACCATCGCCTGCGACCTGAAGTACTGCGAAGACTGCGATCGCGCAGGCGAAATAGGCGGCGAGCTCTTCCCCCGCGCCATCGAGATTGCCGAACAGCGCACGGGAGAAAACGTCCTGTTCAGCTATAGGATTCCCGAAAGCCAGAAGCTAATCGAGAAGTACACCGACGAGGAAGACCCCACAGACCGCCGCGCCGCGTTCACCGGCCTGCTTTCCGATGTAGGGGAAATCGCCAGCGGCAAACGTCGCCTGCGAAACTCCGAGGTGCTGCAAGACTATTACGCAAAGCGGGAACGTGCCCGCGCCGTGGCACGCCTGAACCTCTCCGAGAATAGCCCCTTTGCGGATTTCACGCCCGAAGGACGCCAGAAGCATACGCTCTTCCCACGTCAGAAGATGCTGTTGGAAGCAGTGGAGCGTCGGCACGATATCGCCGCCGAGATTCCCGTGGGCATATCAAAGACCGACTTCGAATACTGCACGGGTGCCGGAGCATGCGTTGCCGCCTGCCCCACGGGCGCTCGGTCGCTCGACCAGGAAACGGGCAAGCCCGAAGTCGACCCCATGTACTGCGTAGGGTGCGGCGCATGCATGAACGCATGCGAGCAAGGCGCGGTGTTCATCGACGAAGCCACGGCGGAAATCTACCTCGACGAGCTCGAGAAGGCATCCGAAGAATCCGCTGAAGCGAAAGCGAAGAAGGAAAAGCACAAGCACGGCCTACGCCTAGGACACAAGGAGTAG
- the gltX gene encoding glutamate--tRNA ligase has product MTASEVRVRFAPSPTGKLHIGGARTAIYNWAFARAMGGTFVLRIEDTDPTRSTEENTQIILRAMRWLGLDWDEGPEAGGEYGPYTQTERLDTYREALEKLKAEGKVYPCFCSKEELDAKRAAAEQNGQAYCGYDRTCRDIDPEEAQRRIDAGEEHVWRLKVPADHGPIEFEDAVYGPMQFPADVMDDLILVRSDGSPTYNFAVVCDDANMRITHVIRGDDHLSNTPRQILIYEALGYPTPTFAHLSMILGGDGKKLSKRHGATSVEEYRDRGYLPDTMVNFLALLGWSLDGETTIIPRDVLCREFSLERITKKDAVFDETKLNWMNGQYIQHMGASEWLKAARSWLVQAGATEADIDADPERFMKMYALVAERLQRFDELPEKLAYLFWGPEVTLNEKSVKKVLLKEGARAEEALRAARDIIADESIAWECDPLQDTVRGLCEKLDMKAKFVFQPIRVAVCGNMVSPPLFESVELMDRADVVARIDTTLKEVFGA; this is encoded by the coding sequence ATGACAGCATCAGAAGTACGCGTACGTTTCGCACCAAGCCCCACCGGCAAGCTCCACATCGGTGGCGCCCGCACGGCCATCTACAACTGGGCCTTTGCGCGTGCGATGGGCGGAACGTTCGTGCTTCGCATCGAAGACACCGACCCCACGCGCTCCACCGAGGAAAACACCCAGATCATCCTGCGCGCCATGCGCTGGCTGGGCCTGGATTGGGACGAAGGCCCCGAAGCGGGCGGTGAATATGGCCCCTACACGCAAACGGAACGCCTGGACACGTATCGCGAAGCGCTCGAGAAGCTGAAGGCGGAAGGCAAAGTCTACCCCTGCTTCTGCTCGAAGGAAGAGCTCGACGCCAAGCGCGCTGCCGCAGAGCAGAACGGCCAGGCGTACTGCGGATACGACCGCACCTGCCGCGATATCGACCCCGAAGAGGCTCAGCGCCGTATCGATGCAGGCGAAGAGCACGTATGGCGCCTGAAGGTCCCCGCCGACCACGGCCCCATCGAATTCGAGGATGCCGTATACGGCCCCATGCAGTTCCCCGCCGACGTCATGGACGATCTCATCCTGGTGCGCTCCGACGGTAGCCCCACGTACAACTTCGCCGTAGTTTGCGACGATGCCAACATGCGCATCACGCACGTCATCCGCGGCGACGATCACCTGTCGAACACCCCGCGTCAGATTCTCATCTACGAAGCCCTGGGCTATCCCACGCCCACCTTCGCGCATCTGTCGATGATCCTGGGCGGCGACGGCAAGAAGCTCTCGAAGCGCCATGGCGCAACGAGCGTGGAAGAATACCGCGACCGCGGCTACCTGCCCGACACCATGGTGAACTTCCTGGCGCTTCTGGGCTGGAGCCTCGACGGCGAAACCACCATCATTCCGCGCGACGTGCTCTGCCGCGAGTTCTCGCTCGAACGCATCACGAAGAAGGATGCCGTATTCGACGAGACGAAGCTGAACTGGATGAACGGCCAGTACATCCAGCATATGGGCGCAAGCGAATGGCTGAAGGCAGCCCGCTCCTGGCTGGTGCAGGCTGGTGCCACCGAAGCCGATATCGACGCCGACCCCGAGCGCTTCATGAAGATGTACGCGCTTGTCGCCGAGCGCCTGCAGCGCTTCGACGAACTGCCCGAAAAGCTTGCCTACCTGTTCTGGGGCCCCGAAGTCACGCTCAACGAAAAGAGCGTGAAGAAGGTGCTGCTGAAGGAAGGCGCTCGCGCCGAGGAAGCGCTGCGCGCCGCTCGCGACATAATTGCCGACGAGTCCATCGCCTGGGAATGTGACCCGCTGCAGGATACCGTTCGCGGCCTGTGCGAGAAGCTCGACATGAAGGCGAAGTTCGTCTTCCAGCCCATCCGCGTTGCCGTCTGCGGCAACATGGTTTCGCCCCCGCTCTTCGAAAGCGTGGAGCTCATGGACCGCGCCGACGTGGTCGCCCGTATCGACACAACCTTGAAAGAAGTCTTCGGTGCATAA
- a CDS encoding DUF1461 domain-containing protein, translating to MSKPNESSPLSTFVANVASILCCVCLAATYLFTGYAACAAQPTTRLLAQNTCSADASPYTYDQLVQLAVATRDYTVEGHDGLLSDAKELLASRVVSAAQEASSEGSQKASAWTRVTNSVNLNSEDDSLQTMYAMASVSDAYGLDEDAMSHLEDCNALITKAVPVFMGIAIVALILAVMLRNNKKLLGRALSWGGTLVLTPLFFCGIWSIYNFDAFFAFFHEVLFPQGNWTFSANSLLISMLPEGFWMGMGALWLAVTATACIISIVLGGRMKRHAA from the coding sequence ATGAGCAAACCAAACGAGTCTTCCCCGCTATCCACGTTCGTCGCGAACGTGGCGTCCATTCTATGCTGCGTTTGCCTTGCGGCAACATACCTGTTCACAGGCTATGCTGCCTGCGCAGCACAACCCACAACACGACTGCTGGCCCAAAACACGTGTAGCGCCGACGCTTCGCCCTACACCTACGACCAGCTCGTGCAGCTTGCCGTTGCCACGCGTGACTACACGGTCGAAGGCCACGACGGTCTGCTTTCCGATGCCAAGGAGCTGCTCGCCTCGCGCGTGGTGAGCGCCGCACAAGAAGCAAGCAGCGAGGGGTCGCAGAAGGCGTCCGCATGGACGCGGGTGACGAACTCCGTCAACCTGAACAGCGAAGACGATAGCCTGCAAACCATGTACGCCATGGCAAGCGTATCCGACGCGTACGGGCTCGACGAAGACGCCATGAGCCATCTGGAAGATTGCAACGCGCTCATCACCAAGGCGGTACCCGTATTCATGGGCATAGCCATCGTTGCGCTCATCCTTGCCGTCATGCTGCGCAACAACAAGAAACTGCTAGGACGTGCGCTCAGCTGGGGCGGAACTCTCGTGCTCACGCCTCTGTTCTTCTGCGGCATCTGGTCCATCTACAATTTCGACGCCTTCTTCGCCTTCTTCCACGAAGTGCTCTTTCCCCAAGGGAATTGGACGTTCTCGGCAAATAGCTTGCTTATCAGCATGCTTCCCGAGGGATTTTGGATGGGCATGGGCGCCCTGTGGTTGGCTGTCACGGCAACCGCATGTATCATTTCGATTGTTCTCGGCGGCCGCATGAAGAGGCATGCCGCATAA
- a CDS encoding circularly permuted type 2 ATP-grasp protein, with translation MTLNKQYTNEFTRIIEQLDGDIDSRRAAFAYMENSTAIVHYELAESSFVPRLFDRATYDEMKHVAETTHTICEKVMRHYLDDADYRQIFEYDERLADLIMIPQRYDALLPFARFDIFLNEDDLTSGFCELNADGSSGMNEDRELNISLANSKTMQEFKKNHTVQTSDLFYPWVDEFIRIYNTFENRVEHPTFAIVDFMENAVVDEFKVYCTYFAQRGYPCIVADVRDLVFEDGVLRTKSGRRVDAIWRRSVTNDILNHWDESQPLIEATRAGAVALIGSFAGHIVHDKQIFDALFHPKTRAFLTQEECDFVDAHVPQTKFLDDAHINLDEVRANKDSWIIKPTDQYGAADVYAGQMHTQEEWEAIVSKFANGAAGAPFLVQTYLTPYETDVLPIVPDMLERDAADIPRQLRPYKNLNGLYVFNGTFAGVFSRLGPNAIISNPMGDLTSATIWVDCDL, from the coding sequence ATGACGCTGAACAAACAGTACACCAATGAGTTTACGAGGATAATCGAGCAGCTCGATGGCGATATTGACAGCCGTCGCGCTGCATTCGCATATATGGAGAATTCCACGGCCATCGTGCACTACGAGCTCGCCGAGTCCTCGTTCGTGCCGCGCCTGTTCGATCGCGCCACCTACGACGAAATGAAGCACGTAGCAGAAACAACACATACCATCTGCGAAAAGGTCATGCGCCATTACCTGGACGACGCAGACTATCGCCAGATCTTCGAATACGACGAGCGCCTGGCGGATCTCATTATGATTCCCCAGCGCTATGATGCACTGCTTCCCTTCGCCCGCTTCGACATTTTCCTGAACGAAGACGACCTGACCAGCGGATTTTGCGAGCTAAATGCCGACGGATCCTCGGGCATGAACGAAGACCGCGAGCTAAACATCTCGCTTGCGAACAGCAAGACCATGCAGGAATTCAAGAAGAACCATACTGTGCAGACAAGCGATCTGTTCTACCCTTGGGTCGACGAGTTCATCCGCATCTACAACACGTTCGAGAACCGCGTCGAGCATCCCACGTTCGCAATCGTGGACTTCATGGAAAACGCCGTGGTCGACGAATTCAAGGTGTACTGCACCTACTTCGCGCAGCGCGGATACCCTTGCATCGTTGCCGATGTGCGCGACCTGGTCTTCGAAGACGGCGTGCTCCGCACGAAATCTGGTCGCCGCGTCGATGCCATCTGGCGTCGCAGCGTCACCAACGACATCCTGAACCACTGGGACGAAAGCCAGCCGCTCATCGAAGCCACCCGTGCGGGAGCCGTGGCGCTCATCGGAAGCTTCGCGGGCCACATCGTTCATGACAAGCAGATCTTCGACGCGCTCTTTCATCCGAAGACGCGCGCGTTCCTTACGCAAGAGGAATGCGATTTCGTTGACGCCCACGTTCCGCAGACGAAGTTCCTCGACGACGCTCACATCAATTTGGACGAGGTGCGCGCGAACAAGGACAGCTGGATTATCAAGCCCACCGACCAGTATGGCGCCGCCGACGTCTACGCAGGCCAGATGCATACCCAAGAGGAATGGGAAGCCATCGTGAGCAAATTCGCAAATGGCGCCGCTGGCGCACCCTTCCTGGTGCAGACGTACCTCACGCCCTACGAGACCGACGTGCTGCCCATCGTTCCCGACATGCTGGAACGCGATGCCGCCGACATTCCGCGTCAGCTGAGGCCCTACAAGAACCTGAATGGCCTCTACGTGTTCAACGGAACCTTCGCGGGCGTGTTCAGCCGCCTGGGGCCAAATGCCATCATCAGTAATCCCATGGGCGACCTTACGAGCGCAACCATCTGGGTCGACTGCGACCTGTAA
- the metK gene encoding methionine adenosyltransferase yields the protein MANETQGRSYLFTSESVTEGHPDKICDQVSDAILDAILEREAALQEAGYVSPNSGTAADINEVRTAIETFTTTGIITVMGEVRTQAYVDVDTIVRDVVREIGYTGSDMGFDAETCAVANYMHAQSADIAAGVDESYEAQHGEAAENDPYDTIGAGDQGVMFGYACNETSTLMPMPIFLAHRLSERLTEVRKNGELPYLRPDGKTQVTVRYVDDKPVGVEKVLISTQHAPEVETPQIKADLIEHVIAPVFEREGVAWEGAEVFVNPTGRFVVGGPMGDTGLTGRKIIVDTYGGMGRHGGGAFSGKDATKVDRSAAYAARWVAKNIVAAGLASKCEIELAYAIGVARPLSILVETFGTNTVEIEKIEAAVSQVFDLRPAAIIDALDLRRPIFRKTSAYGHFGRELPEFTWEATNKVDELRAACGL from the coding sequence ATGGCGAATGAAACCCAGGGTCGTTCCTACCTGTTTACGAGCGAATCGGTCACAGAGGGGCATCCCGACAAGATTTGCGACCAGGTCTCCGATGCCATCCTCGATGCCATCCTCGAGCGCGAAGCCGCCCTTCAGGAAGCTGGTTACGTTTCGCCCAACAGTGGTACCGCTGCCGATATCAACGAGGTGCGCACCGCCATCGAGACGTTCACCACCACGGGCATCATTACCGTTATGGGCGAAGTTCGCACCCAGGCCTACGTCGACGTGGACACCATCGTGCGTGATGTCGTGCGCGAAATTGGTTACACGGGTTCCGACATGGGCTTCGACGCTGAAACGTGCGCTGTTGCCAACTACATGCACGCGCAGTCTGCCGATATCGCTGCGGGCGTCGACGAAAGCTACGAGGCGCAGCATGGCGAAGCCGCCGAAAACGATCCGTACGACACCATTGGCGCTGGCGACCAGGGCGTGATGTTTGGCTACGCGTGCAACGAAACCAGCACGCTTATGCCCATGCCCATCTTCCTGGCGCATCGTCTTTCCGAACGTCTTACCGAGGTGCGCAAGAACGGCGAGCTGCCGTACCTGCGTCCCGACGGAAAGACGCAGGTCACCGTTCGCTATGTCGACGACAAGCCGGTGGGCGTCGAAAAGGTGCTCATCTCTACGCAGCATGCTCCCGAAGTGGAAACGCCGCAGATCAAGGCCGACCTTATCGAGCATGTCATTGCTCCCGTATTCGAGCGCGAGGGCGTCGCTTGGGAAGGAGCCGAGGTCTTCGTGAACCCCACGGGTAGGTTCGTCGTGGGTGGCCCCATGGGCGATACGGGCCTCACCGGCCGCAAGATCATTGTCGACACCTACGGTGGCATGGGTCGCCACGGCGGCGGCGCGTTCAGCGGCAAGGATGCCACCAAGGTCGACCGTTCCGCTGCGTATGCGGCTCGTTGGGTTGCCAAGAACATCGTGGCTGCGGGCTTGGCAAGCAAGTGCGAAATCGAGCTCGCTTACGCCATTGGCGTGGCACGTCCCCTTTCCATCCTGGTGGAAACGTTTGGTACCAACACGGTGGAAATCGAAAAGATCGAAGCTGCCGTCAGCCAGGTCTTCGACTTGCGTCCGGCTGCCATCATCGATGCCCTCGATCTGCGCCGTCCCATCTTCCGCAAGACGTCCGCATATGGCCACTTTGGCCGCGAGCTTCCCGAGTTTACGTGGGAAGCCACGAACAAGGTCGACGAATTGCGCGCTGCTTGCGGGCTGTAG
- the priA gene encoding replication restart helicase PriA, with protein sequence MRTAQVVLDIPTQALDSAYTYIAPDHLDDFQVGCSVLVPFGGRQAVGFVMCVSEYAEDDLASLEADAGCKASKLKPIASVLSKPFFDENGAACAEFLANRYVAPLSSCVRLFTPPGGVPRMVRGAHGWRLEQPTVGEVDDRWVRLLPAAAEFTPRKGAVKQEAILQALSAGELRVAELTAEYGSVSSVLKSLEKRGVLAVESRRRMRGMERVDGAGTQMDYRSVGFEPTAKPQLTEGQERALAEIEQAYNAHCGRVVLLDGVTGSGKTEVYLQAIERVIKAGQTAIVLVPEISLTPQTVARFRGRFGDMVAVLHSRMSVGERYDQWDFIRSGDARVVVGARSALFSPLANLGLIVIDEEHEGSYKQDQAPRYVSRDVAAWMAQHVGGALVLGSATPSIETLHRVHFDEAWSCVELPERANGKPMPRVDVVDMANEFGSGSRSMFSRKLQNALKETIDQGRKAVLMLNQRGFASFLLCRECGFVPTCPSCSTSLTYHERGASLVCHHCGYTMAAPALCPECGSPYLKKFGAGTQRVEAELRGTIEAFGSRYHVTCSSDAEAPSSMPISEGDIVVDLIRMDADTTSHKGAHRALLERFASADAAVLLGTQMIAKGLDFDDVTLVGVINADTQLRLPDFRSGERTFDLIQQVAGRAGRADLPGRVIVQTYNASSAAIRAAARYDRAAFLKDELPKRKALQYPPYVRLADVRIWGKNEGEVRDHAIQLYEQLRDQLSKVAVGDWLILPPVPCVLSRLRGNYRYHISVKAPLGSDIATVLAPVFRARKAQSTVSVAIDVDPQSLL encoded by the coding sequence ATGCGCACTGCGCAGGTAGTCCTCGACATACCAACTCAGGCGCTCGATAGCGCTTACACCTACATTGCACCCGATCATCTGGATGATTTCCAGGTCGGGTGCTCTGTTCTGGTGCCGTTTGGCGGCCGGCAGGCCGTTGGCTTCGTTATGTGCGTGAGCGAATATGCGGAAGACGACCTTGCTTCGCTCGAGGCCGATGCTGGTTGCAAGGCGTCAAAGCTTAAGCCTATTGCGTCCGTGCTCAGCAAGCCCTTCTTCGATGAGAACGGCGCCGCATGTGCGGAATTCCTTGCTAATCGCTATGTCGCACCGCTTTCCAGCTGCGTTCGCCTGTTCACGCCGCCTGGTGGCGTTCCTCGTATGGTGCGGGGTGCTCATGGCTGGCGCTTGGAGCAGCCTACGGTTGGAGAGGTCGATGACCGTTGGGTGCGGCTTCTGCCGGCAGCGGCTGAATTTACCCCACGCAAGGGAGCGGTCAAACAAGAGGCCATTCTTCAGGCGCTTTCCGCGGGCGAGTTGCGCGTTGCCGAACTCACTGCGGAATACGGCTCGGTTTCGAGCGTGCTGAAGTCCCTTGAGAAACGGGGCGTGCTTGCGGTGGAATCGCGTCGTCGCATGCGTGGCATGGAGCGCGTTGACGGCGCGGGCACGCAGATGGACTATCGTTCCGTCGGCTTCGAGCCCACCGCCAAACCGCAGCTTACCGAGGGACAAGAACGCGCGCTTGCCGAAATCGAGCAGGCTTACAACGCCCATTGCGGGCGCGTCGTGCTCTTGGATGGCGTTACGGGCTCGGGCAAGACGGAAGTCTACCTGCAGGCCATCGAGCGTGTTATCAAGGCGGGTCAGACGGCTATCGTCCTCGTGCCTGAGATTTCCCTTACGCCGCAGACGGTTGCTCGCTTCAGGGGTAGATTCGGCGACATGGTCGCTGTACTTCATTCTCGTATGAGCGTGGGGGAGCGCTACGACCAGTGGGATTTCATTCGCTCGGGTGATGCGCGCGTCGTTGTGGGCGCCCGAAGTGCGCTCTTCTCTCCGCTTGCAAATCTTGGCCTCATCGTCATCGACGAGGAGCACGAAGGTTCGTATAAGCAAGACCAGGCCCCGCGCTACGTCTCGCGTGACGTAGCTGCGTGGATGGCTCAGCATGTGGGCGGTGCGCTCGTTTTGGGTAGTGCCACGCCTTCCATCGAAACGCTCCATCGTGTTCATTTCGATGAAGCGTGGTCTTGCGTCGAGCTGCCTGAACGCGCGAACGGCAAGCCCATGCCGCGCGTCGATGTCGTGGACATGGCGAATGAATTTGGCAGCGGCAGTCGTTCCATGTTCTCTCGCAAGTTGCAGAACGCCCTGAAGGAGACCATAGACCAAGGTCGCAAGGCCGTCCTCATGCTCAACCAGCGTGGCTTCGCCTCGTTTCTGCTTTGTCGCGAATGCGGGTTCGTGCCCACGTGCCCCAGCTGCTCTACGTCGCTTACCTACCATGAGCGCGGCGCTTCCCTGGTGTGCCATCATTGCGGCTATACCATGGCGGCACCAGCGCTGTGCCCCGAATGCGGTAGCCCCTACCTGAAGAAGTTTGGCGCGGGCACGCAGCGCGTGGAAGCCGAACTGCGGGGAACGATCGAGGCGTTTGGATCCCGCTACCACGTCACGTGCTCTTCCGATGCGGAAGCGCCTTCGTCCATGCCCATTTCCGAAGGCGACATCGTCGTCGACCTCATTCGTATGGACGCTGACACGACGTCGCACAAGGGTGCTCATCGTGCGTTGCTCGAGCGCTTTGCGTCGGCCGATGCCGCCGTTTTGCTGGGTACCCAGATGATCGCAAAGGGCCTCGACTTCGACGACGTGACGCTCGTGGGCGTCATCAATGCCGATACGCAGTTGCGTCTTCCCGATTTTCGTTCGGGCGAGCGTACGTTCGATTTGATTCAGCAGGTTGCGGGGCGTGCGGGTCGCGCCGATTTGCCGGGCCGCGTCATCGTGCAAACGTATAACGCGTCGTCTGCCGCCATACGCGCCGCCGCCCGTTACGACCGCGCGGCATTCCTGAAGGATGAGCTCCCCAAGCGAAAGGCCCTGCAATATCCTCCGTACGTGCGCTTGGCCGACGTGCGCATTTGGGGCAAGAACGAAGGGGAAGTGCGCGATCACGCCATTCAACTGTACGAGCAGCTACGCGATCAGCTATCGAAGGTAGCCGTGGGCGATTGGCTCATATTGCCTCCGGTGCCATGCGTGCTTTCGCGTTTGCGTGGCAACTATCGCTATCACATTAGCGTGAAGGCGCCGCTTGGGTCTGATATCGCCACGGTGCTGGCTCCCGTCTTTCGCGCTCGCAAGGCCCAGAGCACGGTGAGCGTCGCGATTGACGTGGACCCTCAGTCGCTGCTCTAG
- a CDS encoding LysR family transcriptional regulator, which yields MTLQQLRYILAVAEYGSINAAATRLYSSQSNLSTAIKDLESELGISIFRRSNRGVTLTNEGTELLGYARQVITQADLLEARYSHDDSDQARLAVSTQHYSFSVEAFVRTLEECGGDEYEFVLRETGTLQIIEDVKEFRSEIGILYTDNYNQRVLWKAFDDAHLMFYPLFEAPVHVFVGEHHPLAKRKTIQPGDLAEYPRYSFLQDERNSFYYSEEPFAYLPHAKNVRITDRGTLANLLASCNGYTISTGLLSSEMYTGIASIPLETKETMKVGYVIHQGRDTGWLLHSYIANLKKLIAACPDVTSYVS from the coding sequence ATGACGCTGCAGCAACTGCGTTACATACTGGCCGTAGCAGAATACGGCTCCATCAACGCCGCGGCCACGCGGCTCTATTCGTCGCAGAGCAATCTATCCACGGCCATCAAGGACCTTGAAAGCGAACTGGGCATTTCCATCTTTCGTCGTAGCAACCGCGGCGTAACGCTCACCAACGAGGGCACCGAGCTTTTAGGCTACGCACGGCAGGTCATCACGCAAGCAGACCTCTTGGAAGCGCGCTACAGCCACGACGATTCCGACCAGGCCCGCTTGGCAGTGTCTACGCAGCATTACTCGTTTTCCGTGGAAGCATTCGTACGCACGCTGGAAGAATGCGGTGGCGACGAATACGAGTTCGTCCTCCGCGAAACGGGCACCTTGCAGATCATCGAGGATGTAAAAGAGTTCCGTAGCGAAATCGGCATCCTATACACCGATAACTACAATCAGCGCGTGCTCTGGAAGGCGTTCGATGACGCGCATCTCATGTTCTACCCGCTCTTTGAGGCGCCCGTGCACGTGTTCGTGGGGGAACATCACCCGTTAGCAAAACGGAAGACGATTCAGCCTGGCGACTTGGCTGAATATCCTCGTTATTCGTTCCTGCAGGACGAGCGAAACTCCTTCTATTATTCCGAGGAGCCCTTCGCCTACCTGCCCCACGCGAAGAACGTGCGCATCACCGATCGCGGAACGCTCGCTAACCTGCTTGCAAGTTGCAACGGCTACACCATTTCCACGGGTCTGCTTTCCAGCGAAATGTACACGGGCATTGCGAGCATCCCACTGGAAACGAAGGAGACCATGAAGGTAGGCTACGTAATCCACCAGGGCCGCGATACGGGCTGGTTGCTCCATTCGTATATAGCGAACCTGAAGAAGCTCATCGCCGCCTGCCCCGACGTAACGAGCTACGTAAGCTAG